The genomic stretch ATGCGGTGAAGGAAGTATGGGGTAATTAAAAATCAAGTTGAACGCTGCCAAATACGCCGAAGTTGTGATGGTATGATTCTGTAGGCTGAATCTTGGGTGTTACGCGCCATACAAAATCAATACGAAAGAAATGCAGGATATTTTCTACACCTGTACCCAATTCCAGATACGGATTGCCTTGCAATGTTTTAAATGGTCCCTGATTTACGAGATTGAGTTGGGCATTGGCCGGTGAAAGATTGCCTATAATACCCTTGGCGGTCCAGAACTGGCGCAGTTTCAGTTTATTCAGCAAAGGGATGTATGTGAAAATGCCACCACCCAGTTCATGCTCAATCATAAATCCGGCATATTCATCACAAAGAAATTCATAGCGCTGCATCATATCAAATGCATACTTGTCGTAATAATACAGATTATTGCCAGGCGGTACTTGAAGCAATACGAATGGAAGGGTACCATAAATTTTGCCTCCGAAGAAGTTATAATACAAATGTCCAAACGGAGCAATGCTCATGTAATCCGAGATATTAGCAGCAACTTTTTGAAAAGCATATTGTCCATTTAAGAACCCTTTCATGCCCAGGGTGAACTTTACATCCACAATCGGATAATCACTTCCCAAGCTTATGCGATAATAATTGCCTTCCAGAAATTGCTCCTGATAAGCATATCGCAATTCCAGCGAAACTTCTGAACTGGAAAGTGGGTTGCCGGTTTTTCCGTCAATAGCAAAATCATCTTTTGTAGGCAAAGGTGCGTAGGGCGAGAATTGCTGGTTAAGAAAAGTAATATGCTGTGAAAAGCCGCTGTAATCTTCACGATAAAACTCCATTCTTTTTTCATCAACCATCACAAATTTCTGTATTACACCCGGCTTATACACAGCTAAGGTGAAGATATTATCTGTGTTGATCTGATCATAATAAATAGCACCATTGTCCAGATCGTGTGTATAAGATGCATAGAGATAAATGCGGGGCCTGCGATGCAGAATCCATAATGCAGATGTATGCCCCTTGAACGTACGATCAGCAGTTCCGTAAGCAAGGTAATTGCTGAGATAAATATTTTTACTGAAATTTATATTGGTGCCCACATCGAGGCGCAAGCGGATGTTTTCGAGATGATTAGCTGATAATTCATAATAATAAGGCCCCAATTCCAGCGGCCCTACTTCTTTCACGCCCGTAACCAGAAACTGCACGGTATGCGAATATTTCTGAAAGGTGGGGTTGTGCTGCAATGAGTCCACCATTTCATACACGCCTTTTTCCTGCCGGGCAAGCGGTTCGAAGCGATGAACTGTCCAGAAGCTGTCGCTTCTCTCTCTTGCATCTGGCAATACTACAATATTGTCTTTGTAATGTGGATTATCAAAAATGTTGGTTGCGGCTGTATCGTTGATGGCTAAAGGTTCATACAATGTGGTTTTTCGACCGATGAATGTGAGTTTGCGGGCAACCGGAGTATAGAAGTCGGCCACAAATTTATCTTTTGATATAAACCAAATGGAATCATTGTAAGGTTTGTATTCCTGTACCAGGCTTACGCGGGAAACGAAGTTCAGATTGGCATTTGAAGTAACTTCTAAATTCATTTTCTGAATAGCAAAAGTGGTATCGTTTACCCAGAAATCACCTGTGAATACATTTTCATTTTTTCTTTTCGGTATAAAGGTGATGTGAAAACATCTTCTTCCGTCAATATATTGTGTATCCACAAGCTGATAATCGTAGTACAAAGTAGCAATGTTTGCAATAGGACTTACAAATTGCTTATCGAATACAGGAATGAAATTATCGTACACATTTACATTCTGATACATGGTGCCCAAATAGCGTGTTATGCTTTTATTTTGGATACCTGATGTTTTGCTGGCAATAATTATTTCTTTGGTTCGGTGCGGTGTACGCTGGAAATAATAGTCGGAAATAGTTTCGGTAAAAAGGATAGGAAGATAAATATCGCCTGTTTCTGAAGTATCCACATTATTCAATACAAACTGAAAAGGTTGAAATAGTTTGGAATGCAGAAATTTATTTTTGTCAATTTTGTTGATATCGAATTCCAGTTTGTTATATACCTTTTCCTTGTAGCTTTCAAAGCGATCCATATTGTTGTAGGGTTTTCGCTGAATGATTTTGCGAAGGATAATCAATGCCGGATTCACACCTGCATGCACCACTACTTCGTTCATGGTATAACCCGAGCGTTCGAGCCGGAAGACGATGTACTGGGAATCTGCATCATGTCTGACGGCTATGATCATGCGGTGATAGCCCAACACGCTTGCCAGCAGTG from Thermoflavifilum aggregans encodes the following:
- a CDS encoding DUF5686 and carboxypeptidase-like regulatory domain-containing protein, producing MDHQPMLKNLLCLVTLLLAWVVAPAQQRIVAGSVLDAHTGEALPFAGVQFKGTDVGVVADENGRFIFRLDHLPSDSLLASVLGYHRMIIAVRHDADSQYIVFRLERSGYTMNEVVVHAGVNPALIILRKIIQRKPYNNMDRFESYKEKVYNKLEFDINKIDKNKFLHSKLFQPFQFVLNNVDTSETGDIYLPILFTETISDYYFQRTPHRTKEIIIASKTSGIQNKSITRYLGTMYQNVNVYDNFIPVFDKQFVSPIANIATLYYDYQLVDTQYIDGRRCFHITFIPKRKNENVFTGDFWVNDTTFAIQKMNLEVTSNANLNFVSRVSLVQEYKPYNDSIWFISKDKFVADFYTPVARKLTFIGRKTTLYEPLAINDTAATNIFDNPHYKDNIVVLPDARERSDSFWTVHRFEPLARQEKGVYEMVDSLQHNPTFQKYSHTVQFLVTGVKEVGPLELGPYYYELSANHLENIRLRLDVGTNINFSKNIYLSNYLAYGTADRTFKGHTSALWILHRRPRIYLYASYTHDLDNGAIYYDQINTDNIFTLAVYKPGVIQKFVMVDEKRMEFYREDYSGFSQHITFLNQQFSPYAPLPTKDDFAIDGKTGNPLSSSEVSLELRYAYQEQFLEGNYYRISLGSDYPIVDVKFTLGMKGFLNGQYAFQKVAANISDYMSIAPFGHLYYNFFGGKIYGTLPFVLLQVPPGNNLYYYDKYAFDMMQRYEFLCDEYAGFMIEHELGGGIFTYIPLLNKLKLRQFWTAKGIIGNLSPANAQLNLVNQGPFKTLQGNPYLELGTGVENILHFFRIDFVWRVTPKIQPTESYHHNFGVFGSVQLDF